GATGGCTCAGAGACCAAGGCCATCAGTACACTGCTCTCTAATTCCTACCCATTTCTAGGGGAAATTCTGAATGTGAAATGACCTACATGTGTCCTCGGATCTACAGGGACTGCTCCAAGATTATACATGTGCATATCAGCACTGCACTCGAGGGGTTAGGTACAGAGACTGAAGCCCCAGTGCTTGGGTTTGAGTCTTGGCTCCTCCACTAAAGACTGAGGAACCTCCAGCAGGGCATTTAATTTCTCTGGGCctccgttttctcatctgtaaaatggagacggTGATAACAATAGCCTGTTTCTTAGAGGGTCGGAAGGATTGGGTTGGTATATATCAAGTGCTCAGACTGTGCCAGCTATATGGATGTTGGCTGGTTATCAACAGCCTCTCTCGGATTTCCTTCCACTGGATTGAGGTTAACTGTTAAGTGGTTATGAGAGTTGGCCATGTGAATTTTGCTCCTGCATTTGTTCTGAATCGGTGTTGAAGTTAACATCTATTGCATTGCTCAAAGTCAAAAGGGAAGATCTTTTTCAGGGTTTAATCCTCTgaaaactattttttgttttcattctcctgGTGTATTCCACTGTTTCTAATGTGGTTATTacacatcattttctttctttgccttaaCAGCCGGAATCTCAAATGTGTTAACCTAATGTGTGGATTCTGTGCCAATGTATTTACTTTTCTCGTTTTTACTCATTTCcaccctttctcttttccctctctctttttgaatatttttttatttggctgtgctgggaattaattgtggcatgtaggacttagttctctgaccaaggatcgaacccaggccccctgcattggcagcacagagtcttagccactggaccaccagggaagtcccttccctctttttttaatctttatattttatatgtacacacacatatacatttatatgaaatgtgaaaattctcaaattctttttcatCAGTAAAAGGACGCAAATAAAATCACCAAAGAAATCTCAGAAGTACAGTCTGTGCATTGATTAACAGCCCGTTTGCTCACCAAGCTATAGTACCTGGGGCAAACTGCGTAACCTTCATAAGCCTTTTACCACATCTGTACCATAAGAAGTGATAACAGAATCTACAGCATCACTGTGAGAAAAGATTTAATACATAAAAGGCCTTCAGAACAGCGCCAGCACATAAGCTCCCAGTGCTGGTTCTTAGTGTTAGAATTATTCTCGGAGATCAGAATGCAGGCTCTACCAGAAAATTAATTACTGGAAAACACCTACAAACAAACCAACCCTAATTACCCTTCTCCAAAGTTCTTATACCACACCTTGAAGCCAGATTTTAAGTTCTGTCCAGCACATGtgggtatgtgtgtctgtgtatctgtacTCATGTAATCTTTAATAAAGAACTGCGGCTTTAGTTGTTAAAtgattttttaccttttaaaatcgAGAATTACAGTATTCTGTCGTGTGTCAAATGACACAAGAAGATGCTGAAAGTGATGGAGTTAAGTGTCAGTAACAACCTtacaaggccttccctggtggctcagccggtaaagaatccacctgcaatgcaggagacctggcttgggaagatccctggagaagggaaaactacccactgcagtattctgacctggagaattccatggactgcacagtccctggggtcacaagaatcagacacgactgggcaactttcactttacttccaaCAACCTTACAACACACACTTCTATTTGGTTTTTGCCAGAACTAAcagaattttataaaaacttGCTATTGTGAATTATTTCACGAAGAATTCACATTGAATATGACACATTGAAGTAAACAGCTAtgtatcctggtggctcagcggtaaagagtctgcctgcaatgcaggagtctcaggtTTGAGCccagggtcagggagatcccctagagaaggaaatggcaatccactccagtatttttgactgggaaatctcatggacaggggagcctggcaggctacattccatgggtcccaaagagtcagacatgacttagcaactaaacaaaccaACCCATGACCAGCTTCCTGGGTTGGTCTCCCCCACCATATCTTTCTTCCCCTCCAGAGTTAATCAccatcctgattttttttctatcatttattcCTCAAGGAAGAGCTTGCATAAGCGTGACCTGCACTGCGCGTCTTTCCAGATTACTGTTCGGAGAAGCCTAAGGCCATCCTTTTCCTCACACAGACCCTTCCCTTGCTGAGCTTCCTCGTCTCTTGTCCCTTGGTTTTTTCATCACTTTCTCTCCTGGATTCCTCCCCATCTACTCCTACATGAACTCATATATTCCCTGAtcttctaaaacaaaaacaaaccccaaaaggCCCTTCTGGCTGCACAGTAATGGCATTAAATGACAGTCTACCACCTTCCCTCCATGGTTCATTTTCTTGTAAAAATACTTCTCATTTCCGCCTCCATATCTCATGACCCACTGCTTAATCTTTTATAAGCTGTTTGCCACCACCAACAAGCCGGACACCCCTAGCTACCAGCACCCCAGGCAAGATGGTCAGCTTCTTCTTGGGTGCTCCAGGATCTCGTTACTCTCCCCCCACTGAAACCGTGTACCGAGAATTCTCTTTTGGCCTTACAGGTGTCTTCCTCACACAGCTGCAATTACTTGAGCCTAGGGATCTTTAACTGAATCACGACCACCTGGAAGGCTTGTTAAACCACTGGGGTCCATCCCAGTTTCTATAAATAGTTGCTGAAGGCACCTGTTCTATCCTTTACATGTTCAACATCGTGCCTAATGGAGAAAATTGTTTTTCAGGATTTAGTCCTGCAGAAAACTTTTCATCTGTGAGACCAGACTCTGCCTCCTTTCCTGGTTCTTTTCTCCCACCTGAATTCTAAGCACTCTTCTCTTCCACAACAAGCCATCTAGGCTGACCAGTGTATGGCCAACCGGCCAGCCATAGCAGAACACTCTGGacgcttgttagaaatgcagaattccagGCCCCAGCCCGAACCCACCGAACCAGAACCTGTTTTAACAAAATCCCTGGTAACCGTAATTAGAAGCACTTCTCTAGGATGAAAATTGCCCTAAAATACACCTCCCCAGCCCTGCATGGGGGTCTTccaaggtgactcagtggtaaagaatccacctgccaaagcaggaaacacaggttccatccctgggacgggaagatcacctggagaagaaaatggtaacccactccagtgttcttgcctggagaatcccacggacagaggagcctggtgggcaatacagtccacggggtcgcaaagagttggccgtgactcagcaactgaacagcatcaGCAGCGGTCCAGAGACTGCCCCGGCTCACGGGGACCCGGGAAGTAGGTGCTCAAGTGCAGATCCCTAGGAAAAAAAGGTCTCAGCTCACCCTTCCAACAGCCAAGTGTTCGAAGCCAGCCTCCTggccttctcctcccctccccacaggaTAAGCCAGACACTCCCAACTTGGCCGCCTTTGTTAGCCGGTCCATGGGCTTCCCGGGGTGTTGCACAGGCTTCCCCGGGGGCTGTACACCCTTGAGAGGAGGTGTTGCAGAGTCTAGCATGAGCAGGACCCCGAACTGTGCAAATGAGGGGGTCGGGTTAGCTGGACCCCTGCCCCGTCCGATGGTGAGTGGCTACAGGTGTGACTGGAAATGTCTCTGTTGGCAAACTGGATCTTCACGTGAgatctgaaggcaatggcaccccactccagtactcttgcctggaaaattccatagatgggggagcctggttggctgcagtccatgggatcgctgagggttcgacacaactgagcgacttcactttcacttttcactttcatgcattggagaaggaaatggcaacccactccagtgttcttgcctggagaatcccaggcacgggggagcctggtgggctgccgtctatggggtcgcacagagtcggacacgactgaagtgacttaggagtaGCAGCAACGTTAAAGAAGAAACTTTTAAACTATGAGAGCCAAAGAAAAGCTGTTGCAGGCTGTGCTCGCCTACGCACTAAAACCACGTTCTGCCCCTTCAGCTCCCCAGCCACTGTCAAGGCTGGCAGCTCTCACCTGCTCTCAAGGTCACGCTTCCTGGTCTTTCTTCCCCGGCCAACTGGATCCACGTACCAAAGAAAGTGCAGGAACATCCGGTAACCCTTCCTCCACGACTTTGTAGGAAAACCACCAAACAACTGCCCAATTATTCTAAAATCCCGTTCCAACCATATATACCACCTTTCTGTTCAAAGCCCCTCGGAGACTGCCCCTGGCTTCCAGCTGTCAAAACTCTGTATCAAATGACATCCCTCTCCAAAACCCCTGAACTCCCCATCACCCCGTTAGTCAGGGTTTTGACTAGAGCTCTTATTGCTTGGACAAGCCTACTGGTGGCTGTGGAGATGGAAAGAAATGTGTAGACTTGAGAagtatttaaaaactaaagtCAGCATCGCAAGCTCCTAGACCAAAGGACCTGTTCTCTGCTTCCTATCAAGGCCTGGATAGGATGTAGCATATTGTGCAGGAGTTTGCAAACTGGTGGCCTGTTGGTCcattttattccacaaatatCTTTTGTTTAGCCtgcattgctttaaaaaaaaaaaaaaaacagttgcacTTTCTAAAAATAGTGATTGTACATAAAAATCAGGATTCCTGTCTGGACAGTGGTGGGGCGGGGCCAGGGGAgttgtgggagggaggctcaggagggaagggGATACATGCCTGCATacaactgactcactttgttgcaaacagaaactaacagcattgtaaCACAATTACactccaactgaaaaaaaaaaaggttggtgGTGAGGATTTAGATCAACAGGTCGAGGCTGGAGCGAGGCCTGAGAGTGAGATGCAGTGCGTTCTGTCCACAGCCTTCACCCGCACCAGTGAGGTTACTGATAAAAATAAGGGAAGGCTGAGGGACACTTCAGAAATGAACTTAAAATGGGAGTCAAATATTTCTGATGTCCTTTATAAATTTACTTCACAGGAAAACTTTGAAGACAAGGTAGAAAGTTAGCGATAATGTatccctcttcctccccaccaTGAAATCCTTGTTTTCTTGTGTTAGGCCTATTTGCTAACGCGCTGACAAAATTCTCAATCCTGGCCGGTGACACGATGCCGTTTCTGGCACATCAGTCAGCTGAGCCTTTGCTGTTAAAACTTCTAAACGGTTCACTTTCAGCCAgcctctgctgggtcttccaagTGGCCCTCCagacccatccatccatctccccGAGCCCTGCAACAGACGTCCTTCTATGGACCACCTCTGGATTCCGGCTGCCAATGGTAGGTACCCGCTGGGTTCTGAAGGGAGAGTGAGGTCAGTGACAGTCCACACTCTGTCACCGCAGGGATGTCCTGGGCCAGCTACGCCTCTCGTCAAACGAAGGCAGCCCTGCCCTGGGTCCCACAGTGAAGAGGGTGGCTGCTCCTTCCCCAACACCCGTGGGGACTCCACACTCCTCGTGTTTACCCTCCAGCTTTGGAACCAGGCTCAAAGTTTCTCCAACTTTTCTAATTTGAGAGAGAGTGagagtgttggttgctcagtgtctgactcttgtgaccgcatggactgtagcccaccaggcttctctgttcatgggatttcccaggcaagaatactggagtggattgccatttctttctttaggggatcttcccaacctggggattgacccaggtctcctgccctgcaggcagattctttaccatctgagccacaagggaaactctAATTTGAGGGTGTTATCTATTTCCTGGTACATTTCTGAGTCTCACACTTGCAATCAAatgcacagaagaaaaaatatcccTGTGACAGTCATTTTCTAGGATTTGAATATACTATTTGAGAAAACTTGCAGCAACTTAAAAGTATGCCTTTAGGTCATGAAGAACTTTAGAATTATATATTCTACCTTTGGGCTTCTTTGATGGctcaaacaagaaagaaagaatctgcctgcagtgcaggagacccacctTTAATctctaggttaggaagatcccctggagaagagaatggctacccatccagtattcttgcctggagaattccatggacagaggagcctggcaggctataatccatgaggttgccaagagtgaccgagtgactcacacacacactcacacacacacactcacacacacacacactctacctTTAAGGCTGAACTGTTTCtaaacatttaacaaaaaaatacatatgcagtGTTTAGCCTTGagaattaaaaaatgacattCCCTCTAAAACTGGACAGTTAATCTTGGACATCTCATTTTTGCATTATGAGGCCTCCATTGGCGTTTTGGTATATCAGTGCCATCTGCTGGAAAGTTAATATAATTAAGTCTTCTAAATCCCAAACGGGTTATCTTCTGGGGGAGGGCAGTAGGGAGTAAATGTACTCTTTAAGGAAAAAagccttatttttaaatacatagctGCTTAACTTCCACATCATTATCAATATAAACCGCAGTTAATTATAAATAAAgtctaaaatgtaatttaaaaaaaaaagaacctgaacATCTCTATTGGTTCATCTCGGTTGTTCTGCTCTATGTATGAAGCTCCACATGCCTCAACTTGTTTCTGCGTCATCTGGACTCTTAAACCAATATATGTAAGAAGTATATATGCTGAGATGTAATATATACTGCACATGTTTAAATAAAGCACACATATGTTTTAGTACACAACAAAGTGTCAGCTGGGAAGTGAGTGAAAAGAGACAGACATACACGGGATGGAAGCAGTGGTTTCATCATCTCAAAGCGGCAACTGAAATAGACACAGATGAACAGCGTGACGCGCGTAACCGTTAGAATCTTCTTGGGAGTAAAAATGGCACAAATATTCTAAATGACAATACAGAAACATGAAAGACTGCTTAACTGATTTTAATAACATGACATGAAGCCCCTACAGTTGATATAACTGTTATGCAAAATACATAGATGAATactgtcttcttttaaaaatataaaataaataagcaagacaTGAAAATAGGCAAGTTTccgttaaataaatgaaaaatttaaaaaaagttttgctTTCCATTTCATTTGAAGAAgggaaattatcattttaaacaatattcaagtttattaaacaaattaaaaaaaattttataaaatgtttaacttTCATCAGCTTCAAGGTTTATGTTACTCCCGAATTTTGCATATAACTGAACTTTCAAATCTGCTAACACCCGCTGAATTGATTCCACTCTGGATTCTAAGGTGTCAATTTCTTCTTGCAAATTTttctgccaaaaaagaaaaagattagttTAAATTGATTCTATTCAATTGGATGATTTCTGAGCATCTGTGGATGAAGGATGAAGTAACATCTGGGAAGGATTTTAGGTCAAACACTTCCTAAACTTGGACAGGCAGCTAAATAATACTGATAATTAAATCTAAACCAAAAGTCTGAATGTGGGCATGATCTGTATTTGCTTATTATAGAATAAGTCAGGCTTTTCTCAGTTCCGGCTGACTTAAAAGAACAGAGTAGGATAAAATAAATGATCATATCCCAATAAAGAAAGAatgatatataaacattttaggTAAACAGTTTACCACGGGCCTGCCTTCTGACACAGCCTCTTCCAACTTCCCACAAAAATAACTATGGAACTAGAGGAAGTGATAAAGATTCACACTCCCACCAATAATTACGAGTAACAACTTATCAAAATCTGGCAGGTTTCCTAACTATGAGGCCCCTGGAGTCAGACTCTGAAAGAGCCGTAATGAGTCTCACTTATGACAGAGAAGCTTTGCCACACAAAATGCATGCAATGTCAGAAATCCCTTCCTGGCCAGGGTCAAAAGGATTTTTCCTAAATATGACAAAgaaaaaatggaatcacacaaataatacacatACCCGTTAACATCTGGAATAAAAGAAGAATGTCTAGTATCAGCAATGTTAACATGTTAGAAATctagccagtggttctcaaaggggGGGCCCCCAGGTCACCGGGGCGCCCCTCCAGGCCTCACGAATAAGGAATTCTTGGCGCTGGACTCAATAACCTGAATTTTTAACAAGCCCAAATGTTGTCAATGAATCCATATTCTGACCCAGTAATTACACTTCTCTGATTGTTTCCTTAAAGAAACTTCCTAAAGGTGAACAAAGATTTAATAAGAATGTTCACCACAATACTCCTAcagaaaaacagtgaaaacaaattACTGTAAGGAGAGGACAGTGAGCTGAATCAAAGTCCTCTAACACGACACTGAACGGCCGTCAAAAGTGATGCTTTTAACGCACATGTGGCCCCAACAGGCTCCTGGAGAAGACCTGCTGGATAAATGAACACTGAGTGGAACAATAAAGTACTCCCACTAGGATGTGAACTGGCCAAAATGTGACGCAAAAATACCCAGAGGAAGAGAACatgaaagaaatacatgaaacTGTCTGCCACGGACGATTAACTCTGGGTGGTGGGGCTACGAGTGGTCGTCGTTTTCTGTTTTACGATATTCTGTACTTTCTGAAAACTATTAATTTAGGCCACAGCTTCTGGGCTCAGGGATCATCCCCTTTGTCACTCTGGGTGAGTCCCATAACCTAAGACTCTGTTCTTCTTCAACTCTAAACTGGGATTCCCACAAATATGCCACAGAGTCATCCTTGAGATTAAACAAAATCATGTTTACAAGCATTCAGAGAAGACCTCGGACATCGAAGGATCCATGAAATGTTAGCTAGCATCCCTTCTTTTCCCTACACCTATAATTACACATTCTTTATAATGACATAAAACCCTAATTTAAGAGGTAAACTTCACCCTCCAGGGAGAGATTTCAACATACCTTGGCTTCTTCTAACATTTCTTGTGTTTCTTCTTGAGAATGACTAATGAAAACATCGCCAATCTGATAAGGTATCATTAAGCAGTCGTCATCTGCAAGCATGATGTCCTCACAGGCATCTTCTAAATTCTGGAGTTGTTTCTGTATATCAGAAGTGAGCAGCAATGAAAAATGCACTCAAAATTCTCGAATAGAGGGTAAAACCCACTTGTCATTTGGGACACCCACGCTCTAAGAGACCCTTTCACAAA
The Bos indicus x Bos taurus breed Angus x Brahman F1 hybrid chromosome 13, Bos_hybrid_MaternalHap_v2.0, whole genome shotgun sequence genome window above contains:
- the PFDN4 gene encoding prefoldin subunit 4 isoform X1 encodes the protein MAATMKKAAAEDVNVTFEDQQKINKFARNTSRITELKEEIEVKKKQLQNLEDACEDIMLADDDCLMIPYQIGDVFISHSQEETQEMLEEAKKNLQEEIDTLESRVESIQRVLADLKVQLYAKFGSNINLEADES
- the PFDN4 gene encoding prefoldin subunit 4 isoform X2; amino-acid sequence: MAAEDVNVTFEDQQKINKFARNTSRITELKEEIEVKKKQLQNLEDACEDIMLADDDCLMIPYQIGDVFISHSQEETQEMLEEAKKNLQEEIDTLESRVESIQRVLADLKVQLYAKFGSNINLEADES